One segment of Buteo buteo chromosome 6, bButBut1.hap1.1, whole genome shotgun sequence DNA contains the following:
- the TP53I11 gene encoding tumor protein p53-inducible protein 11, translating to MAAKQPPPLMKKHSQTDLVSRLKTRKILGVGGEDDDGEVHRSKISQVLGNEIKFAVREPLGLRVWQLVSAVMFSGVAIMALAFPDQLYDAVFDEESVSSKTPIRLYGGALLSISLIMWNALYTAEKVIIRWTLLTEACYFAVQFLVTTVSLVESSRIATGAVLLLVSRALFILISIYYYYQVGRRPKKV from the exons ATGGCGGCGAAGCAGCCCCCGCCGCTGATGAAGAAGCACAGCCAGACCGACCTGGTGAGCAGGCTGAAGACACGCAAGATCCTGGGGGTCGGCGGGGAGGACGACGACGGCGAGGTCCATCGCTCAAAG aTTAGCCAAGTACTGGGAAACGAAATCAAGTTTGCTGTCCGGGAACCTTTGGGGCTCAG GGTCTGGCAGCTGGTTTCCGCCGTCATGTTTTCCGGGGTCGCCATCATG GCCCTCGCTTTCCCCGACCAGCTCTACGACGCCGTTTTCGACGAGGAATCGGTGAGCAGCAAGACTCCCATCCGGCTCTACGGAGGAGCCCTCCTCA GTATCTCGCTCATCATGTGGAACGCTCTCTACACGGCCGAAAAAGTGATTATCCGCTGGACCCTGCTGACGGAGGCGTGCTATTTTGCCGTGCAGTTCCTGG ttACCACTGTCTCCCTGGTTGAGAGTAGCCGGATAGCTACAGGTGCCGTGCTCCTCCTGGTCAGCCGAGCCCTCTTCATCCTCATcagcatttattattattaccaagTTGGACGCCGTCCCAAGAAAGTCTAA